The following proteins are encoded in a genomic region of Pungitius pungitius chromosome 17, fPunPun2.1, whole genome shotgun sequence:
- the LOC119219018 gene encoding secretagogin-like isoform X4 gives MDRSLDAAAFLQIWQHFDVDDNGYIDGKQLDAFFRHMLEKFGMKTEEMTEEMTEDGVRGLRDRFMSAFDTAADRRLQIQELATVMLPEEENFLLLFRRETPLDNSVEFMRIWRSYDSDSSGYISATELKVSLQGFLQDLFLQHRKSITPEKLEVYTDAMMKMFDKNRDGRLDLNDLARILALKENFLLKFKMESKTGELEGPEVDGFVKDMMELVKPSITGTDLDKFRKSLMGHCDINGDGKIQKNELALCLGLKLS, from the exons atggacagatcCCTGGACGCCGCGGCGTTCTTACAGATCTGGCAACATTTTGACGTAGACG ATAACGGTTACATCGACGGGAAGCAGCTGGACGCCTTCTTCCGACACATGCTGGAAAAGTTTGGGATGAAG ACGGAGGAGATGACGGAGGAGATGACGGAGGACGGAGTCAGAGGACTGAGGGACAGATTCATGTCTGCTTTCGACACGGCAGCGGACCGACGTCTGCAGATACAAGAG ctgGCCACCGTGATGCTGCCCGAGGAGGAGAACTTCCTGCTCTTGTTTCGCAGAGAGACGCCACTGGACAACAGCGTGGAGTTCATGAGg ATCTGGAGAAGCTACGACTCGGACAGCAGCGGCTACATCTCAGCAACTGAGCTCAAG GTGTCTCTTCAGGGCTTCCTGCAGGACCTCTTCCTGCAACACAGGAAGTCCATCACCCCCGAGAAGCTGGAGGTGTACACCGACGCCATG ATGAAGATGTTTGACAAGAACCGGGACGGCAGACTGGACCTGAATGATCTGGCCAG AATCTTGGCCCTGAAAGAGAACTTCCTCCTGAAGTTTAAGATGGAG AGTAAGACCGGAGAGTTGGAAGGCCCTGAAGTGGATGGATTTGTGAAGGACATGATGGAGCTTGTGAAG CCCAGCATAACTGGCACCGACCTGGACAAGTTCAGAAAATCCCTGATGGGTCACTGCGACATCAACGGAGACGGAAAGATCCAGAAGAACGAGCTGGCTCTCTGCCTGGGCCTCAAGCTCAGCTGA
- the LOC119219018 gene encoding secretagogin-like isoform X3: MDRSLDAAAFLQIWQHFDVDDNGYIDGKQLDAFFRHMLEKFGMKTEEMTEEMTEDGVRGLRDRFMSAFDTAADRRLQIQELATVMLPEEENFLLLFRRETPLDNSVEFMRIWRSYDSDSSGYISATELKGFLQDLFLQHRKSITPEKLEVYTDAMMKMFDKNRDGRLDLNDLARILALKENFLLKFKMEACSQEDRKRDFEKIFAHYDVSKTGELEGPEVDGFVKDMMELVKPSITGTDLDKFRKSLMGHCDINGDGKIQKNELALCLGLKLS, encoded by the exons atggacagatcCCTGGACGCCGCGGCGTTCTTACAGATCTGGCAACATTTTGACGTAGACG ATAACGGTTACATCGACGGGAAGCAGCTGGACGCCTTCTTCCGACACATGCTGGAAAAGTTTGGGATGAAG ACGGAGGAGATGACGGAGGAGATGACGGAGGACGGAGTCAGAGGACTGAGGGACAGATTCATGTCTGCTTTCGACACGGCAGCGGACCGACGTCTGCAGATACAAGAG ctgGCCACCGTGATGCTGCCCGAGGAGGAGAACTTCCTGCTCTTGTTTCGCAGAGAGACGCCACTGGACAACAGCGTGGAGTTCATGAGg ATCTGGAGAAGCTACGACTCGGACAGCAGCGGCTACATCTCAGCAACTGAGCTCAAG GGCTTCCTGCAGGACCTCTTCCTGCAACACAGGAAGTCCATCACCCCCGAGAAGCTGGAGGTGTACACCGACGCCATG ATGAAGATGTTTGACAAGAACCGGGACGGCAGACTGGACCTGAATGATCTGGCCAG AATCTTGGCCCTGAAAGAGAACTTCCTCCTGAAGTTTAAGATGGAG GCCTGCAGTcaggaggacaggaagagagacttTGAGAAGATATTTGCTCACTATGACGTT AGTAAGACCGGAGAGTTGGAAGGCCCTGAAGTGGATGGATTTGTGAAGGACATGATGGAGCTTGTGAAG CCCAGCATAACTGGCACCGACCTGGACAAGTTCAGAAAATCCCTGATGGGTCACTGCGACATCAACGGAGACGGAAAGATCCAGAAGAACGAGCTGGCTCTCTGCCTGGGCCTCAAGCTCAGCTGA
- the LOC119219018 gene encoding secretagogin-like isoform X2, whose product MDRSLDAAAFLQIWQHFDVDDNGYIDGKQLDAFFRHMLEKFGMKTEEMTEEMTEDGVRGLRDRFMSAFDTAADRRLQIQELATVMLPEEENFLLLFRRETPLDNSVEFMRIWRSYDSDSSGYISATELKVSLQGFLQDLFLQHRKSITPEKLEVYTDAMMKMFDKNRDGRLDLNDLARILALKENFLLKFKMEACSQEDRKRDFEKIFAHYDSKTGELEGPEVDGFVKDMMELVKPSITGTDLDKFRKSLMGHCDINGDGKIQKNELALCLGLKLS is encoded by the exons atggacagatcCCTGGACGCCGCGGCGTTCTTACAGATCTGGCAACATTTTGACGTAGACG ATAACGGTTACATCGACGGGAAGCAGCTGGACGCCTTCTTCCGACACATGCTGGAAAAGTTTGGGATGAAG ACGGAGGAGATGACGGAGGAGATGACGGAGGACGGAGTCAGAGGACTGAGGGACAGATTCATGTCTGCTTTCGACACGGCAGCGGACCGACGTCTGCAGATACAAGAG ctgGCCACCGTGATGCTGCCCGAGGAGGAGAACTTCCTGCTCTTGTTTCGCAGAGAGACGCCACTGGACAACAGCGTGGAGTTCATGAGg ATCTGGAGAAGCTACGACTCGGACAGCAGCGGCTACATCTCAGCAACTGAGCTCAAG GTGTCTCTTCAGGGCTTCCTGCAGGACCTCTTCCTGCAACACAGGAAGTCCATCACCCCCGAGAAGCTGGAGGTGTACACCGACGCCATG ATGAAGATGTTTGACAAGAACCGGGACGGCAGACTGGACCTGAATGATCTGGCCAG AATCTTGGCCCTGAAAGAGAACTTCCTCCTGAAGTTTAAGATGGAG GCCTGCAGTcaggaggacaggaagagagacttTGAGAAGATATTTGCTCACTATGAC AGTAAGACCGGAGAGTTGGAAGGCCCTGAAGTGGATGGATTTGTGAAGGACATGATGGAGCTTGTGAAG CCCAGCATAACTGGCACCGACCTGGACAAGTTCAGAAAATCCCTGATGGGTCACTGCGACATCAACGGAGACGGAAAGATCCAGAAGAACGAGCTGGCTCTCTGCCTGGGCCTCAAGCTCAGCTGA
- the LOC119219018 gene encoding secretagogin-like isoform X1: MDRSLDAAAFLQIWQHFDVDDNGYIDGKQLDAFFRHMLEKFGMKTEEMTEEMTEDGVRGLRDRFMSAFDTAADRRLQIQELATVMLPEEENFLLLFRRETPLDNSVEFMRIWRSYDSDSSGYISATELKVSLQGFLQDLFLQHRKSITPEKLEVYTDAMMKMFDKNRDGRLDLNDLARILALKENFLLKFKMEACSQEDRKRDFEKIFAHYDVSKTGELEGPEVDGFVKDMMELVKPSITGTDLDKFRKSLMGHCDINGDGKIQKNELALCLGLKLS, encoded by the exons atggacagatcCCTGGACGCCGCGGCGTTCTTACAGATCTGGCAACATTTTGACGTAGACG ATAACGGTTACATCGACGGGAAGCAGCTGGACGCCTTCTTCCGACACATGCTGGAAAAGTTTGGGATGAAG ACGGAGGAGATGACGGAGGAGATGACGGAGGACGGAGTCAGAGGACTGAGGGACAGATTCATGTCTGCTTTCGACACGGCAGCGGACCGACGTCTGCAGATACAAGAG ctgGCCACCGTGATGCTGCCCGAGGAGGAGAACTTCCTGCTCTTGTTTCGCAGAGAGACGCCACTGGACAACAGCGTGGAGTTCATGAGg ATCTGGAGAAGCTACGACTCGGACAGCAGCGGCTACATCTCAGCAACTGAGCTCAAG GTGTCTCTTCAGGGCTTCCTGCAGGACCTCTTCCTGCAACACAGGAAGTCCATCACCCCCGAGAAGCTGGAGGTGTACACCGACGCCATG ATGAAGATGTTTGACAAGAACCGGGACGGCAGACTGGACCTGAATGATCTGGCCAG AATCTTGGCCCTGAAAGAGAACTTCCTCCTGAAGTTTAAGATGGAG GCCTGCAGTcaggaggacaggaagagagacttTGAGAAGATATTTGCTCACTATGACGTT AGTAAGACCGGAGAGTTGGAAGGCCCTGAAGTGGATGGATTTGTGAAGGACATGATGGAGCTTGTGAAG CCCAGCATAACTGGCACCGACCTGGACAAGTTCAGAAAATCCCTGATGGGTCACTGCGACATCAACGGAGACGGAAAGATCCAGAAGAACGAGCTGGCTCTCTGCCTGGGCCTCAAGCTCAGCTGA